Below is a genomic region from Argiope bruennichi chromosome 11, qqArgBrue1.1, whole genome shotgun sequence.
CCTGGATCAATTTTGGCACATTTTCCGATTCTTTCAGAAGCACATCCTGGACGGTTTTTAGCACATTTTCCGATTCTTTCAGAAGCATATCCTGGACTGTTTTCAGCACATTTTCCGATTCTCTCAGAAGCACATCCTGGACTGTTTTTAGCACATTTTCCGATTCTTTCATAAGCATATCCTGGACTGTGTTTAGCACATTTTCCGATTCTTTCATAAGCATATCCTGGACTGTGTTTAGCACATTTTCCGATTCTTTCAGAGGTGCATCCTGGACCGTTTGCGGCACATTTTTTGGTTCTTCTAGAGGTTCATCTTGGATAGATTGCTGCATATTTTCCAAATGGGCCAAAGATGCATCCTGAACTGTTTGTGGCACGCTTCTAGATTCTTCCATTTCCATGGATAAATCTCGTTGATAAGATGCATTTTTTGTCTGCTTTGAAGGTGATGTTGTCACAAACAGATCATCTTCCTTGCATACTGCTTTTCTTTTCTTCGTCGGCGATGGAATTAATGATACGTTGCTCAAAAATatgtctttcttttcttttacaggTGATCGAGATATGTCTGAAGGAGATTTTGAAGgagatgttttctttttcttgagaGGTGGTACTTCaggtactttaaaaataaactcatctCCCTCTTTATTCGTAGATGTAGATGGTGAATCTCTGGATTGAGGCTTTTGACGTAGAAGTTCCTTTTGTAATTCGGACAACATTTCTACAGGTATCTTGATCTGTAACTTAGGTGGAATTCCTTGTTGTTCCTCAGATCGCGCAGATTTATCTTCTTCCTTATCACCAGGATTTTCAACGTTTTCcataatttctgaaaacataaaattaattattgtatttaattggAAATAGAACTGAATAATGAGGTTATCTGTAACATTCGCAATGATTCCATAGTAAAAATGCTTCACTCAAACTTCagtctaaagtaaatttaaagctTATGTTATCTAAAGCTTGCATTTTATATCGGTTATGAAGAGATACTATTTAGTTGGTTGGTGTGTTCTATTGGCGACAGTGCTATATTTGACAACGTTGCGCCAAGAAAATGGTAAAACCATAAAGCCGATATTATAACCATAAAAGCacacttattaaaatataaaagcaaatgtaTCAACATAAAATTTGACGATACAAGTAATAAATAGGCAAGAATGTAATTCTGTAAAAAAgttaaagtttgtaaaattttctaagtaaaattttgacaattttagaGATATACAAACTGCTTCAAAGCgtttaagttaataattatgaatactcacatttccaaataaaatattcgaatcaATATACCTAACGTtcgttttaaaatctaaaatactaatgtattttataaactgTTGTTGTAAAATTTGTAGAGAATGTAGCTTCAAAACATTCAGCAGCTTGTAACCAACTTAATCTGCAAAACTTTAGAGTATCTGTAAAGCAGGGTTCACAcgaagccaactattgcgcgcaatggaAGACCACGTCTACCTCAGGAACATCATATGACCCCAACGGAACAATGGTTAATGGTTGTCTCCTCGAAAAAACTATTTGTTATTGTCCAATTGCgatcacgtgatcttcctgaagtagCCGTGACCTTCAAATGCGCGCAATAGTTGCCTTGTGTGAACCCTGCTTAAGGCTTTGTCTTGCACAAGAACTAAAAGGAAGAAACTGATTTTATGAAATGACAATGTCTATAACCAGTAAGTATCGCACTCAGGTTTCGATTTGTAAAAGTATTCCAAGACGGAAGTGAAAACATCGCACCTTTAATGCTTCTTGTATGATGAGTACAAACTTCGGTTTGCGTCATGAAGGTGCGATTTTTAACATCAGATTTAACCCTTGGCATCCAGGATGCAAGGtgtatcattttaattgttttactttctCGGATACGTAACATACAGGAAGtacagtaatcgttaaaaaaattcgaaatcgagattttgacggatttCCACGTCTTAGATATTCTtgtgttcaaaaaatacatttttgacttTATATCTGTTTGTCTATTTGTTTAAGACAACGCTAAACTCAAAAATAGTTTGAGtcagactgatgaaatttggtactttctttataaagaatttataaatttctatcgaattttcaGCGAACTCcgtttagaggaaatctgtctggccatctgttcaaatataatttaatccgATAACTAAAAACAAGGAAAGCTAGATAAACAAAATTCGatgcacaaatttaaaatctgtagtgtatatacttttttttaaagccgAATTCAACAAGGGATTAACCATTTGCtggtatgtactttcagaaacttgtgAATTTTGTAACCCCAAAGCGCAagtatgccaaatttggtattggattttgtgactacaagtatagttttatatcaaatttttgctcCAATCATTTTAGAAGAACACGTCTAAACTTCAAATTCCTTTTTTCAGATACTATTGCCAATAATCGcatgccagaaattaatcgccaaggGTCAGACGAtgggttcagtaaaaatgctaaattcacgccaaatggtaatatttcgtaactattgcacgccaatgcaaTGCAAAGCTTCTCTGGGATAAtatgtttattagagagtatgtgagataGTTGTGGAGAAATCACTCACTATActtacttacttatttattttttaaattttgtcaaaagtaTCTCAAAGATCGCCAAAAGTATCTACAAAGTGGTAAGATTTATATTTCAGAGCAATTCAAATGAAAGctattatatctatttattttaacaagtCCTTGTATTATGTGtgtaattatgcatcgaattacttctAGTGCAAAAAGTGTTAAGTAATGAGGTATATAATCCTACATCTATTCCTTCTGGttcatctatttcttttaatcatattcataaagatatttttttaccaactgcctttggcgaccaattgATTTGCCGGGAATATTAGAtgtgtataatttaaattaaaaacccttatgtataatgatatttatgttcttttttttttaagaaatgtgtttttctagGAAAGTAGGTGACTATCATATCAGTGCCGTGAAAAAATTAAGCATCTAAGCAATCAGTTTGTTTTGAGGAaatgtaatttacttttttaatttttcgtataaGTTGTGGGCTCtgatattttgtagaaattttcttCCTTAACTCGTTGAAGGCCGTGCTTTACATATTCGGCTCGTAGCAGAAGTTCTCATTCAGAGTAGAATTTGATGCTAGTTGAAAACGCCTATATTTAGttatatctcctttttttttatcccgTCGTTCACCGTGTGAATCGCCTGTGACTCACACCTAATATCTaatgatatattctttttattacaattaagagATAACAAAGTGGTAAGCATCTTATTAGGTAGTGGTTTGAATTAGAGACACGATTCATGGCAGCGAACATAGTAATTGCCAATAccggaagaaaatcacgtgatttaattatgaaaactacGTAAATTTCACTGCAATAATGAAATCTGTTGAAAAAAGagccgcggtagcctggtggtaaggtctcggctcgtgaaccgtagggtttcaggttcgagactcgattctaccgaagaaccatcgtgtaagggggtctgttgcacgttaaatccgtcagggccaaacgtcctcccgctcgtgtggtgtggagagaggggtgctatctcaggtgtagtcctcgtcatctgactgcggttcaaaattacgaggtccaccccaaaatagcctagtgttgttttacaacaggatgttaatataactaaactgaagaaaactttgaaaattattttttttaattgtcagaaataagaaaaaaaaatacgttgcgacaattaaattagatttattaaaaaggatgcttttcaaattttaaaatggtccaaaaattaaatttgtgttataatattttcagaatttataacggaatatttcaaaaaattcgcttgattttttataaattgaaattataatttcaaagaaaaaaatgtttaaaggtaCGTATTCTCACCGAatcgtgataactcaaaaacggaatgatttaattaaatatgatattatacATTTAGAACATCGAATAATATCGTAAAAATATTGCTTAGTATCGtaataataaagatttgatttatttcacctttttaaaactggaattttgCAATCTACTTTTTatacaattctttaatttttgtaccGATGTGAAttctataaaagataaattattttataattttcagaagttAGTTTCCATTCAACCAATTTCATTAACTAagcattaaattatcttttatatcattttggttaattttaaataaattttggcaaCAAATGATTATAGTACTTgcgaatttgtgaaaaaaaaaaaaaaaaacgataaaattctTCCTTGATATTTATAGTTATGaacagtgaaatatattaaagactaaaatataaaattcaataaatgtttttgaatgtacATTTATtagcaaacgataaaataaagCTACATcgatatatttagaatattatgatcgaatacatataataaatgcatcaaattttaaaaacaaacaattcatttgattaaaaaaaattgttaagtcaAAACTAAATTGTAAAATCTGTAAAAGGAAAAATGGCactaaaaacaaaataagttgaaaaattaagCCAAAATGGATGTGTAAGAAAAAATCTAATCAAACattataattgaaagtatatttcaaatatggTTAAAATTACAGTTCATTTAGATTATTACTCTGAGtgatttatgtttttatgatgaacgtttaataataaaaaaggcccatctctctctttttttctgaatctaatgttttcataatttctaaCACAAAAATGATTGTCTAAAAATTGCTCGTTCCGAGGTCCACACTGAATGCTGAATTTTTAACTCACTGTTGGACTTTCGAATTAACTGCAAGGCCAGAAAAAGCAAAATCGTAATAACTCCAAAAAGAACGGAAATTATTGATCATAAGAGCAGCACGTGAAAGTATATTCATTCGCTTGTTAAAAAGGGCCATTCCATGTTCACGTGTTAAACGTAAAGTGACCTGTTCtaatataagttttgaaataaatgaacatgaaatagtaattataaaaactgaTCTTTTCTTGTTTGGAATCTTTTTtctattagttaaattatttttctgtgataatatGCATTTGTGAGGCATGgttattagttattaaattttgttgaaattctttAATGTCCTTCTGTTCTTATTTGAATCATTGATATTCGGTTGCATCATTAGTGTAAATGTTATCagattaataataacattttgttcTAAAAGTATAtgcatttacaattatatatttaaaaatatttttttaaaaattaatgaacctTTCTCCATAGTcgctattaatttaaattatttattagatcatTTTTACCTTTTATAAGTTTGCTAATAATGCTGTGCGATAGGGAAACCTTTTGACCTAAAAGAACACAGCTCACGGAGAATGattgacattaaaaaattccttatCGAATTATTAATCTATAGCTAAATATATCAGAATTCTTaaaccaaaatttcaaatactttttcaaatgaCCATCAGCTTTTCCATTCTATTACAATAACCAAAAGTtgaacaatgatatttttttaattctcaaaatgttTGTGAGATGTAAACACAAAACAAGACAAGTAAAAGCAAGctgtaaatatgaaatttgcaGTTTATTATTGTTCTGAGATTGTGATGTCATTTTGGATACAATAATGTAATTAGGAATCAAAGAACATATTATACATtgtaatttcattgtttcaaatcGTAGTTAAGCATGTGAAAATAGTGCAAGTAATCTCATTCACATTCAAATGTTCGAAGAGAAGGGAAAgggtatttttactttttttttttttatctaaagaaacCAAAAAGTTTTACGGCAACAAGTACCGAGTTTATAAGCTTgacaacaaaaaatttcaaacatcatTTCAGTAGAAAATATGACTTATATTCATTTAATGCTAAACAtttgtaattactttcatattattgtagatgacaaaaaaaattattatttttttaaaatacgttaATTTTACTTTACAACAATAATGcaaaagatttcattattctcctatttattttttctatgaaaactATTATGTcaatgcagacgatttttatttttttaattttaactaagttATTATTAACtcgataaattttttcataattttaattcatttgttttaatgaaaacgaattttatatttatgtatatttagtaAGTTGTGAATGGCATTAACAGAAGTTTTAGATTGAGTTGGAGCGGATTTCTCTATagtaaaattgttgaataaaatctGGATAAAtccttttgtttttaaagataagtaTTTTATAACTGTCCTAAGAATAATAAAACAACCTTCTGATCACTGATTATTTCTCCATTAGATGATTGCTTGTTCGATTATATGAGAATTTACGTGAGCGAAAAACATAAGAATcttcatttcgaaattttaaaacaatcgtCTTCATCAGCAgttattataagtaatatttctTGACTGCTTTTTTCCTGTGAGTTAACTATGATAATCGATGAACATAATCAAAAGTAAGTGACTATcaattttatctaattagaatGACTCTCCATGAACAAAATTGGATATCCCaatcaaaatttgcaatttcaaaaaataaatcttgggagggttaatttttattttctataatattgttaaattgatAAGACTTAAAATTAggatttatacaaaaaccgattttttgaaaaactggttttcaaattcaatatttccaaaaaaaccggttttcggatatttttttttcaaaataggaaaaaattttatatttaatttatataaaataacaaaaaatgaaatctatatcaaagtcaaaatctaataataataataataataaggattaCATATagatattacttacacaaaataacaaaaactcaaacaaaaatttcaaataatagttgtattattttcactaattttaatttctctaagaaaaaaggattaaaaaaaaatagaatatacatTGGACAGTGGCTAAGTCTTgtttcttattttggacacaatattgcctgaaattgaaaatgctCGTAAACTATCtgctgagcttggttttatagttttcatggcatcaaataataaagttttttgttcttttattcattgcctgaaataatgaaaattcgtCTTTCAGTGTCTTTTGATTTGTAagttttcttcagggtcttcaaaaaacttatgaattgatttttccatgagttcttttaaaaaagcattactctgatgagtagtttcttcgatttccCTTTAATCAGAATCGATTTCCATataagaattcggaaatattctagacaatatctttccagataacttaataatttcggttttttgaagctaaagaaagtacactagatttcttcgcagaactagaaatgttttgtggattttgcaaatacaacaaaagagttgctaattccacttgtcttctttcttgagttcgttcttctaaagcatatagaAATTccaaacttatttcattttaaattttttagttcatttaacagagattcaaatataccttcacatgttaataaattggcatttcgtcgccctaagccttcagctgctagacgaatcgctcacaaaactttatgaaattctaaaaatttaggatatttattttatgatatgtcTCCAGTTTTCACTTTAGAATATTAAGCAAACGTGTCGTCATTCAGGACGGATTGCACATATGTATATGtactaacataaaataaatcggTTAGGCATGTCTTTTCCAAGTGCGAAAGATGTTCCACGTGTGGCCAGTGCTTGTGCGCAGTGCataagcactggccaacgcaactcgcaacgttgaaaaaatatgtttgctgtccgttgcatagaatgaatagcaaatcaaataagtttaaaatttatttttgcgtaataatatgaattctttaaacctgttttcttaatttaaaaatcggttttcaaatgtgacaaatttacttttaaaaaaaccggttttttaaaccggatttgaaaaaccgtcaaaccctacttAAAATAAACGTATGATTTCTCGCCAAGTAATCAAAATCGTGCAATCGTTTTAAAATTTACGAAAAGTCTGCTATCTTTGATGTTTACCAGAAATAGTAACAGACAGCTTTTCCGCTgcagaaaaaagttacatttgGCGAGAAATCGTCCCAAAATATTTCAACTTGGGGGACTGCATCGATTTTGTCTAGCCGCTAATTTTTACAAagggtttttataaaaaaattacaaataaatgttagcaaaaattgaaaatactaaatttgaaaGAAAGGCGCAAAAGTGAGGCAAGAATCTTATAAGgctaaatatatacaattaagtCGCCGAACTAGAATTTTTCTAGAATGACATCTCGCCAAGGCCATCTTACCGTACTAAACAGTACGGTACGATCGCcaaactgcaattttttaaaggcGATAAATTACCAAATATGATATCCAACTGCATTCTTTAGTTAATTTTTGAACAGTTTTCTATTGTTTGGCAAGATTTGACAGAGAGTGGGGACGAATCTATAGATTTATCccagattattatttattatgctgaagtttaattcattttattgcattccTAAAATCTTCGGTTTGGATAGACAATTTTGGTTACAAGGCGGCGGATCTGTGGCGAGTTGTTAATATTTCGCATGATTTGATTTACACTGGAAAAAACAATACTGCATTTTCTAGTTTTATCAAGAGaagattaatgaaataaagtcGATGTTAAGTTGAAAGTTTTATGGATTGCCTTTACCACATTTGgtatatttcatttatacatttcattcaaaatataccgaattttatatttGGGTGTAAATAAACTGACAGGAAACTAATATTTCTTTACTTGGCTTGCTCTTCGgctttttttgctctttttatcGCATAccaattcttattaattatttctctattaaatctttgtaatttttgtaaacaagtataaaaataaaataattattaaatttctgttttatgctTCAATGcatgttatttcattatttttttatcaattagttTTTACCTCAGGAAAACGAAATTCTTTGATtagataacaattttttaattggtCTAAATTGCATGATGATGAAGATTCTTAATTCGATCAGTTTTGGTCTCacattaatggattttttttgtgtggttttgtggaatatttttaaaaatattctcgtGTCAagattatttaactaaatataagGCTAACTAATAAGGCtgggaaaatgtataaaaattagtcACCTTAAATTTTGTAACTGTGCATTTATTGACTAATATATCATATTAACTAATATAACATACATTCTCAAATTGGAATGCATGACTATCCTAATTATTGTCATGTAAGAACATaatattgttttggttagggagttctgaagctcgaaatcgcatagACAATgcataaagcataaatggcaatttttatcatcatcttttaatcgcatatatattttatctgcttttaccagtattgcattattacgcgtgcttctttgaaagcaaatgcgtttttaaaaggttggcttagaactatgacatcatagctgttatttgatctcaaaatcggtcgagctccaaaactttgtttgccagctagaaaaattcaaaatgaaagtttaaaaaaattatcattacatcATAGAGAGACAGAGAGAAGTCTCGcaattgtttcaaactggtttaaactggttaatgacttaattatgccaaataatgacttaaaaaataataatgttctcacatgataaattaaaatttgcgatcgtatatttcattttaattttgaaaaaaaaatgttttatttaaaaatcattttttaggcCATAATTAGAGAACGCATGTATTACATTCGGCAAGGCTGAAACTTTTACGAAAATCGGTGTTTACATCACACATATGCAATGGTTCTACAATAATCCATCTAGATGTTTCAACAACATTTTTTCAAGATACATTGTCACGAAGAGCATTCATTCCTTCTCAAACTTACTTCTTGTTTATCTCCTAAGTCACTATCACATTCACATGTACAGGAATCAGACAGAACTTATCTCAGGAGATTGTTTTTCGATTCCCTCAGGCATCGCCATTTCCAGAAGGATTCTGAACAGTTAAATATCCTTATCTTTTTCATAAAAGATTTAGCAGGAAGCTATTGCAAATGGTGTCTGTCAATTTTTCcagaatttccataaaaaatgtgGATGCCTAAATAAACCCAACCGGAGTAGTCTCTCcagaactttcttgcatactctctaataaatgcgCTAACACCATTCCTCCTGAGCAAGGCCGCGATTGTCTTGAAAGATATTACCTTACAATAGCTATGCGAGCATGAAAAATTTCTGCTCTAAAATTGTCGCTTAAATAGCATTTTGCatcatttctttccttttcatgAATTATCGCTTATTGTATGGAAACAATATCGGGCATTTGGTGGGTGAGAGGGTAAAATGCTCCCAAACCCAAGATTTGAGGTGGGGTCAGGGGATGggtttctctttctttttttaatatttttaaaaaccaaccCCAAAACTTACTTACACACAgtctaataaaggtgctatctCAGAGAATTCCAtccatggtattggcgtacaatagttacaaaatattaacctttggagcgaatttagcatttttactgaatttgtctTGTGATCATTGGTGATATTTTTGGAAGGGGATTAATCTCTAACATGCGTTTAAAGGtacaagaaaatcaaatttatgttttagatgaattttttccATCCACTTGAAACAACATTGaacaattgtaattacaaaatcacggaaagaatttcatatatttgatccAATGCGTTTTTACAGAGTTTGTATGCTTTCGAAAGTACATACGGATGGACAGACAACTCtctgatattttttatcatgtgagaacaagatgttttggcttgaggtttttgaCGAGATTtgaggcaacaaattgttgaagtcTCAAAATGCGTGGGCAACAAATTGGCggttattccttttttttttattttggagtcggctttaaCAGTATagctttttaaatatctattgcctgctaatgtagttttatttttgagtcGGTTTTCACAGTATAGCTCTTGAAATATCCATCGtttgctaatgtagttttattttggtatcagctttcacagtatagtttttccattatctattGTCTgctaatatagttttattttgaagtcggctttcactgtatagcttttgaaatatctatcgtctgctgaACTTAATTGTTATAAATCCCgcctaaaagaaatttttaaatgctttttaaaattatagaaaaacttGTATCGCAATGTAATTGCAAAGatttaaaaggtaattaaatactttttaagataatgtaaaaataattattgtgcaataaatatttccgaaattattGGCTAAAAACAACGAAAAGTAtcttaatttcagttatttaattaaatattttaagaattaaaaccgAAAATACAACTATTGGCTCAGAAATATTCCTCAACATATCATGcacaattttctattttactatCATCTTATGATTATAATGTCACAATTTGTTCTTGTGATATCAAACATGCACTTTCTGCATTTTCTGCTTTATCTCATATTGTAGTTAActtcttatttatgaattttctagaaatttaattcCAAGTTTCATATAAAACATATGGGTCTccattgtttattatttgaatccTTTGGCAGCAAAACAATTAGGGTATTAGGGTGTAAAATATACAATTGGGAATCATCTTGAAAATGCACAACTATCATGTTTTCgca
It encodes:
- the LOC129957378 gene encoding 110 kDa antigen-like, with product MENVENPGDKEEDKSARSEEQQGIPPKLQIKIPVEMLSELQKELLRQKPQSRDSPSTSTNKEGDEFIFKVPEVPPLKKKKTSPSKSPSDISRSPVKEKKDIFLSNVSLIPSPTKKRKAVCKEDDLFVTTSPSKQTKNASYQRDLSMEMEESRSVPQTVQDASLAHLENMQQSIQDEPLEEPKNVPQTVQDAPLKESENVLNTVQDMLMKESENVLNTVQDMLMKESENVLKTVQDVLLRESENVLKTVQDMLLKESENVLKTVQDVLLKESENVPKLIQDAPLEESKNVPSVIQYAPPEKSKNVPSVIQDAPPEESKNVPKVIQDAPPEESKTVPKVIQDAPPEESKTVPKVIQDAPPEESKTVPKVIQDAPPEESKTVPKVIQDAPPEESENVPKGIQDVPPEESENVPKGIQDAPPEESENVPKAIQDAPPEESENVPSVIQDAPPEESENVPKVIQDAPPEESENVPKVIQDAPQEESENTPKTVGTKDET